The Euwallacea similis isolate ESF13 chromosome 13, ESF131.1, whole genome shotgun sequence genomic interval TCATTACATTTACTTAGTAGTCAAGTTAATGGTCCATAAAATCTAAGAAATCCCACTGCGTTTGATTATTAAAACCCACACGTTTATTAAGTCTCTGAGTAAATATTTTGCTACGCTACTGGGTGATACACGCCCTAAATATTACGTGTTTTACTCATAATTTTAGCATTATTGTCTTTAAATGCCTTGGACGCTACAAAATACAATGGTCCGATAACGTGAGTCACATTACAGTGGTTTTAAACGCACTAGGTGgtatcatttttctttcttaaaaGAACTTTCCTTTTATGAGTCATCTGACTTGTAGGTTtcgcttaatttttaaaattattacctCCCTAGTAACCCAAGCTAATCTTGCTTTTTTCCTTTCAGAATAGTCTTTGGTACCCTTTATCCCGCCTACGCCTCGTATAAGGCCGTGAAGACGAAAAATGTCAAGGAATACGTAAGTAATCAGGCTCGACAATACCTCTGCTCGTTACCAAGTTGTTGATCGAgttaaaaacttataaaagcctgtttttttctttgtttaacTAGTGCAACTGAAACCGCGCTTAGCGACTACTAAAAAGCACCATATTTTCATAATGTTGCGTTTGATATCAAATTCGTGTTCTAACAAAGAACGTGACGGTTGGCTGATCATAAAGGAAGTacacaaatttctttttctatgAACGTGTCGCACCAATTATTTATGTGTCGgcctaaaataatttgtgaGTTAGTACCTACCAATAGATGCGTTTCTGGTTTGTGTATTCAAAGAGGGATCATTGACTCTGCATTTATTTATGTGATGCAATTTCGTTAATTCGGTCATGAAGACCAGTTTTTACGACTTCTCAGAGTCTAATGTTTACCTCTATTTTTAGGTAAAATGGATGATGTACTGGATTGTATTCGCTCTGTTTACGTGCGCAGAAACTTTCACAGACATATTCCTTAGTTGGTAAGTGCAAAAATCATAagaatgtttcatttttttaaaattcttaaacatGAAATTCTTGCTTTCGCCAAATTGTCAAGattattaccttaaaaaaaaatacagaaaaagtttatttatttttaagaacgataattttgtttgttatttCAATCAAATCATCTAAAGATCCATAATTTACCCAGAGCAGTCGGGCAGATCGGCTTAATGAATTTGAAGATGTGTGAGATGAATGaatgtgaaaataaatgagattttaaaaaatcgcttttttcaaattttgcacCAATTCAGTGTTTACACATTTTCAGGTTCCCGTTTTATTACGAGATAAAGGTAATCCTGGTAATATGGTTGCTTTCGCCGGCTACGAAAGGATCCAGTATTCTCTACAGGAAATTTGTCCACCCTATGCTAAGCAGCAGGGAACAGGTAAGTCTGAAAATTATCTCGATTTTTAAAGTCGTCCAAGCGTGTCTCAGTTGCAATTTTATAGCTTACACaatcaaatgttttttttacaaaatcccattaatagttttatcgattattttcatattttccagGCCACTAATTAATCTTTCTGTTATGGTTTTTGATTCTTAAAGTTGcagaaatacattttataactAATTCTATTACCTAGGAAATTGATGAGTACATTTCCAAAGCCAAAGAACAAAGCTACAAACAAGTTTTGGGCTTAGGACAAAAGGGGGTTACTGTTCTTATGCAAACCGCCATCAAGGTAAGTCAGAACATGTACTTATTGCATGAGaggcattaatattttattttccggCCATTTCAGCACAGCTTATTAGAGTTTATCTTGCAATTTTAGCGACTTTCTGAAAATGCatgttgtttctttttttggtgtttttctTGTTTGGCTGGCCAAGCTTTTGCTCAAATTGTTTCTTCTTCAGTAGACTTTTGTGTTCAAAGTAggtttttagttaaaattggTATTTCATGAAATGcaccaaaatatttattgaaaaaaaccaCTTAGTTGACTTGAACAAAATAGATTCTGATCAAGCTTATGAATGAACAAGATCCAGGAGAGCATAATTAGCAGAAACAGAAATATAATAATCAGGGCCATGAAGACTTAGAGActcaaaagttaaattttttaatataggaAAATGTCCCTAATTCTCTATAATTGTGAAATTAACTCTAAAAGCTTAACTAATATTCTCTAGGTATCTGTTGTCATTATACATATAGCACACCTTAATCACCTTATATATCGGGCGAtctttaaatcaaaaaaccTCGCAGAAAGCGGTGAATCGTAAACGTAGGACGTTCATTAAGTCATTTACTATTCACCAATCATACATCTGACTGACAATAGATTAATAGATGAATATATCTAAGACATGCGATACTTACCGATACTTCAACAcctacttgaggtttttttaatggtccCCCTTTTATCTCTATACACAGTCAGTGAGATCTGAAACTGTTCTGCGCTACCTTGCACAGCCGCCAATCGCTAGCTCCGATCAGACGGACGGTACTCAAGTTAATCTTGAGAATGTTCAACCTGTAAAATATCAAACTCACAATGGAAGGTACTTTGCAGAAGATTTCCAACTAGATGCTGCTGAAGAATTGAGAGAGAATATTATTAGTGATGATGAGGAGGAAATATTCGAGGCTCTAGTGGCTAAATCCGCGGTTATAGAGAAAGATGTCAAGAAACCGACAAAGGGGGTGAGAAGGACTAccagaaagaaaaaaactgaTGATGGGAGAAAGCAGtgatttttatggttttagtTAGTTTCTATTGAACGATCGAAATTATTGTGACGTTTgactgtttattttataatttaagcTATATGTTTTTATGCCGATTATGACTGATTTTGGATTAGTAGTGCagtaatttctgttttttaagtATATAATTTTAGCTTGGTATTTTTTTGAGGttgtgatttaaataaataaaaacaatacatTTGGTCTATAAAtccacacacacacacacacacacacacacaccgCAGCTCTGCATGGCTTTCTGTGACGTAACAAGTTCATTCTTAATACACGACAATGTGCAGTAAGTATACTTAAATCTTCTGTAACTAATCATTTAACTCCCCTTTTTGGCCATATTCTTATTTCTTActaaaatgagatttttagAGCGGAGGAGGAATAGTAAGCcaactaaaaaaatcctaCAGCCTCAGTGATCTCAGCGACCCCAGTAATTCCGCCAGTGACGAAGTTGATGACGTTCTAGTCACCGATCCTCGCTTAATTAGAAGGTTAGAACtgttttaaataagaaaacagtttcaaaactaataaattttaggCGTAAATCTGGGCGCAGTCCACATCGCTCCAGTTCAGCTTCTTCAGCTTCCGTCTACTTTTCAGAAGTTGACGTTGTAGCCAAGAAAGTGGCGAGTGGTGAGGGAGTCGCAGAATTGAGGAGTATTGAGGATATAAGTTCCGGTCAGTGTTAGGAACTTTAAAGACTCTTGaagataattttcttttaggaTATTCGAGTGGTGAAGGTTTATATGTCGCTCATCAGCCCTTGAAGCTGCAATCTAGAGACAGCATTGCTAACCAAAGGACCAATTCCCTGACCCGATCTCGCTCAACTAGAGTTACCAGGTCTAGTGTTCCAAAGAAGTCTAGCATTACCAGTGACGTAAGTAATATCTTCTTCAAGATTCGGTAAGATCAGAAATGTGTGTGTTTAGGACAGCGACGAAAACGAAGTATTCGACACCAACATAGTGTTTTTTAACGATCGGGCGAGGAAAATACTGTCCGAAACGAACGATTCATCCTCCAGTGAGACAGAGTTTCATGATATTCCTGAAACTATAGGTTTTGAGTTGCATGGTAAAAGTTTTGTCGCCCTAGGCAAAAGTAACGTTGATAATAGTACTACGACCATAGTTAACATTAATAACAACCCTACAGAGTCTGAGTCTGTTGACAAGCAGGGGCATGACAGTAAATTAACTGCATGCGCCAGCGACCTTTCGATTTCGTCTTCAACATTAAGTTCTAACTTAACCAAGTTGTCGTCAGCTTTGTCGTCATTGTCTTCCTCTTTTGCTAACATTAAAGGAAATTCCGAAGAAGTAATGTCCTCACAAGTAATACCTTCACGGGGGGGAAAATACCACAAGAAACTGGCCCCATTACCGCCTCTACCccctaaaaaagaaaattcagaaGGAAATCCAATCAAAGCCACTCTGGTATTGCAACCAGGCGTGGTGAGGAGCTTGAGCTCTAGTGCCGAAAGCCTCAACAAAGagatatttgttaattattcccCTAAAATGAGGCGTAGATCCAGAAACCGCAGTCCGGCCTCTGGAAGCGATTCTTCGGCTAAAAATCAAAACGCTTTCAGCAAAATGCTGCGTCTTCCGAAAAAGCTGAATATCCCGGGGAAAATCAAAGAGAAACGCAGTTCTTGGGGCGATTTTTTTAGTACTAATAAGAAATTGGTAGAAAGCAAAGTGCAATCTAAAAGCGATTGCAGCTTGGATGTTAATGCGGAAGATGGTGGTAAAGAAGTAGTGAAATCCATGCAGCGCAGTGGAAGTCAAGTGTCCATCAAGAGCCTCACAGACTCGCCCTTGGCACATAGAAGGTTAAGAGTTATTCGGAGATTTATAGACAATGATGTTGACTAGTAGGTGCTCCTAACCGGAGGCTTTTAGAGACAGGcatgatattttccattcaagtGTGAAATGGCTCTTTTAGGCCTTTACTACTAACTTGAGCTTTTGTGTCTTGATCACTTACAATATGAACTGTCCAAGTGAAAGATCGATGCAGCGAAACTTTTCGTCATTTTTGATAGCGATATATGCTCACAATccctttaatttattaatttctgcTAAGGCATTTCCAGGATGGAGGCCtcaaaaataacgaaaaatattGGTGTATTGGTGTTTTCCGTGCTCGATTTATATTTTACCAGTTTTTGTCCGAACAATCATCTAAAACGTGACCTTCAGTGTGTTTTTTCCACTAGAAAATtctgtgttttttaaaattatattatttaaccaagaataataaaatattaattaatctttatttttaggaCCACTCAAGTGCCACTTTGCCTCGCACTAAAAAGTCAACGAAGAAGAAAACCATATGAGTCCATAGTGTGAGGAAGAAGGAGGAGCGCGAGTAATCTGAGGTTTCGCCTTCTTTTAAGTGTGATAAATCATCGTAAACAATTGTTTCCCTTATAAGCTCAAATTATGTTTACGAAAATGATTGCAGCACAAAAATTCAAGCACAAAATTTGACTTTATTGTTCAAACTCTTAATTTTGACACTCATATATTGTCCTATTTGAGGCTATTAAAGGTCCTCCAGAAGGACGAGTTGGCCGCGACCCCAAGTGGCACCACtcataatttcatttattgtgAATGAACGTATTTTACGAAGACACAATGTGGTGAGTCTATGGGAGCCCTTACTATTCCCTAAAAGTGTGATTTACATAGTTTGTTAATGTGTCATTTTAACTAGAGATGGCCAGTTATTGTGTTGCGAattttaaaggatttattattaggttaattgaaaatattgcttacAGGCCATAGTCCTACATGTCAAGCCTAGATAATATacctttttaatttagttaaaattatagCAAATGTATTAGCATAAAACCATATCAAGGCATAGCTCCTTCATGTATATCTGCAAAAGTGATAATCAGGTAGCTCTGTGACTTTTTCCCTCCTCGTAATCATGATTTCATGGACGTGATCAAAACTCTTTagttctttaaaatatatgcAAATTACGATAAAGCAAGAATATAGTGATATTCGAAAAATTGTCCTGTGGAATAAGCGCTTCCTTCCACTAACTGATGCAAGCGTCCCCTAAGGGCATTAGATCAGCACCATATTTAACTGGGAGTTACAAGGAATGCGAGAGAAATAAGGATTTTAAATGAGTACTGTATCAGAAACACGTATGAGGCGTAATAGGTAAACCATAGGTGTTGCCAATGCAAAGGCACATCACAAATTTTTGGGGACTTTGAATCAGTCACGTATTTAAACGATATTGTTATTAAGatccaatttttgaattaccCCTCGTATATATGGGGAGCTCGTACCTTCAGCGGCGTTGCCATAGGCAACCAGTCAATTAccaaacaatatttaatttaaaccttTGGCTTTAATTCTTTTCCCTCCTTTTAATGCGCATTTTGACCGCATCCATGAGAGCTTTACGTTGTATGTGacattaaataataagtaaGCATTACGTTTTTCCTATGTACAGTGATAAAATCATCCTACCCtcattaaaagtaatatttaagGGAGTACTGCGTGTGCAATAGATTTAGGAGAATCTGGCATCTAGTAcgaaaaagctttttaaagCATTGTTATAGGTTTTTTACTATTCAAATACCTACATATGTTACATGtgattgaaataattttaacgtcGATGTTTGCCAAACtaacattcaattttatgaatgGTTAAATATACgcgatttgagaaaatattataacgcAATTTATTCCTCTACCTATACCATTGACTTTTTGTTCCCCGCCATATagagggtgtcccaaaagtcACAAGTGAGCAAAACGTCAATATTAAATGCAGCTGATAATACTGTGCAATTCCAACCTTGCTTGTGTGTAAGTCCTTATTCCCAAATAGGAAAAAGAAAGAACAAGCAGATTGCTGCATAACAATGTtaaataacatatttattttacaagatcattaaaaaacttaatttgttgTCTACGCTACTGCGCTGGACTCGAGCCACTGTACTTTTCAGGCTCAATTCGGAAATCGTAGCtcgataatttttaacttggcCGAGAAATATTCGAAGCGACGCGCACACGAATgttcaattgttttcaacCGTGATGACGTTCCAAGGCCACCTTCGACAAACATGCCAAAACAATCCCCAACGTTTAGAGACgataaacaaaacaatatttattgatttttcaaagcaGCTTGAAGAAGTCCTACTTCAAATCGGAAAATGgggaaaattccaatttttttattacctatGCCTGAGTTTCGCGGTTGTATTTTCAGTATTTCCCATgaactatatatttttggcCCGTAATATTAAGTACCGGTAAGTTATATTTAACTCCTTGACGTTCTGGCGAAGGCGTTATTTTCATTGGAATAGTTTTCCCGGTGTTCAATAGAAGAATGTGACTTGAAAACCCCAACGtacaattcaaattttcttccTCTTTACGTACCTTTTAGGGATGATCTTCCAGAGAGATGTCTGAGGTATCCGCCATATTCAGCTACGAATAGATCAGCTCTGGACTTATGCAGTAATAACTCCAAAATAAGTGATAGCTCTATCACTATCAAATGCTCCGAGTTTGTCTTTGAAATAAAGGAGGTCACCATAGTACATGatgtatatatatttactatacatatacagagtgttccttAATGTCACGCTAATATTTTGAGGCGTGATTTTCCAggtcattttatgaagaaaagttcctATGAACATGTGTCCGCAACAGCCTAAATTTTTAGCTACAggatgttgaaatttttctttaaaaatcattatttttaaatttgtcacAAAGTACTTTAGatattactttcaattttggtgTGCGTTAATACGACATAAAACTCTGTATTTTAACAAGGAAAATAATTCTATTGCTTAACCAGTGGCGTCCCTGCACACATgtatttcgattttatttacaaaaaagtggtaCGTTACTGGCATTTTTCgcgggaatattttttctgattaggcTTGTCAATTCTACATGAAAAAGATCTCTTGTACTTTTCTCGTTAGATGATACATTCTTGTATTGTATTGTATTctgattaaaacaataaaattaatcaatttgtttattttaagagtttattataaatgattattttatattaaatattatatattttgtaatttattataagagACCCTTTTCATGTAGAATTGATCAGtctaattagaaaaaatattgcctTGAAAAAATGTGGGTAATGTATTCCTTTTTTCGTCAATAATATCGGAAGATGTATGCAGGGACGCCACTGGTTGAGCAATAGAATTACTTTTCTTACTATAATACTGGGTTTTATGTCTTATTAACATAcaccaaaattgaaagtaatgtctaaaataatttttgagaaatttaaaaataacgatttgaacagaaaaaattcaacactATAGCTAAAAATTTGGGCCGTTGCGGACATGTATTCATATGATCTTTTCTACACAAAATGACCAGAGAAATCACAACCTGAAATATTAGCACGACAATACTGTATACTTTACTACTATGCATATACAGTAActtttgtgatttatttagTTCGGCATCTTTTGCCCAGAAAACCTGTGGAAGCTGACATTGGTGGGTACCATAAGCGCTTCAGGCGAACTGGTCAGTCTCGTATATTCAGGATTTTTGTCGGACAGGTATACGAATTCATTAATCACGGTCTCTGAAAGTGGCTTTTTGCCTACATGGATTCCTAAGCTATATATCATTCTCTCCATAcagttaaaaagaaatttctcaaattaatgGAATTCAACAGTGATATTAATCCCAAACAACTATCCACAGATATGGACGCAAAACTATAATGTGTGCCAGCCTATTGATGAGCAGCATTTCCGGACTTTTAAAGTCGCTGTCCCTGAACTATTACACAGAACAGTTCCTGGTTTTCGAGTTTCTGGACACAGCCTTACGGGGTGCCACATATGGGGCTGCCTTTGTGTTGGGTATAATTTGGAGAATTgtgaaaactttatttaagtAACAGAAAGTTCTCTAGCAATGGAACTAGTAGCAGTTAAAGATCGAAATCTAGAAAACACAATTATTACTTGCGTCTATGTTTTAGGGCAAGTCATTTTTGGTATCGCAGCCTGGTTGATACTATCATGGAGAATCTTGATCAGGATTCTTTATTTTCCAGGACTTCTCGCGATCCCCTTGTGGATACTCCTGCCAGAGTCTTTAAGGTattaaagttcaaaattttctacgAACTTTTGCGTTTTGAGGCGACGATATTTTAGGTGGCTGCTATCGAagcataaatctaaaaaagcTATTGACATTCTGCATTATATTGCTCACGTTAATCACCAAGAAATTTCTTTAGAAGATACACAAGGTCTACAAAGAGCTTTTGATAAATCTTGCAGTGAAGAGACAGACAGTAGCGCTTTAAAGCAGTCGCAAAGTGGGTCATATTTGGATGTTTTGAAGCACCCAGTTCTTCTAATGAGGTTTCTACACTGCTCACTTACGTGGGTAAGGGAAACGTTGAgaattttatgagttttttgtGACAAATATGCCTTATTATGCCACACAtgcctttttttcatttccttcCCGCTAGATTTTCTCATGGAATGAGAACTACGAAAATATCAggacaaaaatttgaattaatttacattttttgcacaaaCTTGTTGGATTTTCAAGCGATAAAATCTGCTGAATCGATCAATACATTTATCTTCAGAATATGCCCTTAAACTTATATCTTTGGCAGATATGCTGCACCTTCGTGTTCTACGGTTTAACAATCCATTCAGTGGACGTTTCCGAGAGCATTTACCtcagttttatattttccgCAGTAGCTGAGACACCTGGTTACGTAATATATTACTATGCTAACGAGAAATGGGGCCGTCGAAGACTGATGTCTTCCACCCTAATTCTGGGCGGTGCATTTTGCCTGGCTGTGGGCTTTTTGCCAGAGAGTAATAATAAAAGCGTCTCCGAAAGAAgagttttaaatgaataatgtATTGCAGGTTGGGTGAAACTAGTGGCCTTCTTTTGCGGCAAATATTGCTTCACTGTTGCTTATATTGTTCTCTATGGGTTTACCACAGAGTTGTTTCCTACTTCCTCAAGGCATGCCATGTTCTGCATGTGCTCCATGTTTGGGAGGTTCGGCTCTATGGTTACTCCGCAAATTCCATTACTGGTATAAGTAAAAccaactaaaaattttaattttttttgcaatatattGTTTACAGGCCCGCGTTTGGAAGCCCCTACCTCTCTTCTTATTGAGCTTTATGGCAGCATCTTTCGGAACTTTAGCGCTGTGTTTTCCGGAGACTTCCCACGTTCCTTTACCTCATACAATTGACGAGGCTGTGCATATTAGGGGGCATGTTAGAGGCCAAGTCACTAAATAGATCCAAAGTATCCAGCACCATAATCAATGCAGTCGTTTGTATTCAAAACCAGCGAAAGCTATAAACATAAAACCCGTTATATGCAGGATGTGCCCATTCTTATACATCTACTTTCCaggaaaagtttaaattgcgcctcattttctattttagaaGCAACAATGAAGCTGAACTTCTATATTGCATCTGAGAGACCCTCCAGACTTTTTTGAACATCATTTAATGACTAGTTTTTAGTTTTGGAAGTTGGAAGTGGTCTTGTTCCATGTTGGAAACGTGATAGGggaaaagttcctataaaagAACTAGAAACAAAAGCAATATCGCTTACTTATATGAATTCTTGGCATTTATATTCATCTCTGCTTAATGCTACCACTCACACTTTTATTCAACAATCCAATTTTCCTGAGAAACATTTCCCGAGAGGGCCGAAATAcgttgcaaaatatttttaatattgccaTATTCCGttcatgttttcaattttgttcgTTTCGAGAGATGAAAAATTGACTTCCAGTTTGCGGTTGTGTtatttaaacttcaatttttaacctCTTTCTATACTTCCGACTAATAGAACCGCCATTTATAGCCAAAAAGGAGAATTTATATTACTTGATCGAGGTGGTAAATGGGAATATTGGGGAGATTTAGGCACGTactgaaatgttttttctttattattgtAGAATTTTGAGCTTAAATACCTTATCTAGTGGAGAAAAGTTAAATCGGAACAAATCCGATCTCAGTAAGGCAGATAAGGTCTTTATCATGTGTCAGGATACATTAACTTTTCTGAtacgtattttaaaatagaatgaATGATTTGAAACCATATGCATTTTTGTAGATTAATAACTTTCTTAAGAGCTTACAATAGTAATATTCATGTTAGTTCAATAACATcatcaaaaagttttttgccatttttatagaaacttctctcaccatattgtcaagaatttTCTGCATCgcttgaaaattaattatagtgTTTTAGTGCCTGAAGGAGTATCTTTACTGGATTTTAATCGATCATTTCCTGACCTTAAATGCCACCGGCGATCTCGGTTTCACAATTCAAGAACTTTCGACATACATTTCCTTTTCAACACTTTTTGCGAAAACCAATATAAACTTTGTCGTAAGTTTATACTGTTCTCTATCTTGGGCGTCGGGGTAGTTTGTCATGGAAAAACGCGCAGCTTTAAAACGtagaaaatcatttatttttagggggtataataaaaatgaaatatttgcgCTTCTAGCATTGTTCCGGCGACTATTTGTTTGAAACTTTATCAATTTGATATTAGACCCTAGAGTGTATCAAAGGGGGCAAAACACGACGTATCGCTTGCTACGGCGTTTATTACTTGATATATTTCCTAATGTAATGGCGATAAATCTTGTCGTTGACAAATTTATAGAATAAACTGGGTTCGATTACAATTTATCACTTATTTTGGAACACAACAATACACTCATTGGTTATAATTGACTCGAAAGTAGAATGTGTGCgctggaagaaaaaagaaaaaaccaCCCTCAAGGGGTAAACTGAAGTGGGACCTCCGcgatttatttccattttaacaGCTATTACTAATAATTAAGACCTTAATATGCAGGCGGTGAGGCCAGGGCTGGCCTACAGAACGTGACTGGGTCAAAATAAAACTTAGGGGAGTCTGCGGTGTTATTTATGACGAAATTATACGAGACACAACTGGGTGAAGCACACCAGAACTGGAATCAGTAGCGTCTCTCAACTAAATGCATTGATTTTACAATTTGCAAAGCCAGCTGCAGTTTGTTAGAATTGGCCACTCGCTCATTATATCGAGCTCGTGCTATAGTGCTCCAACAATTCCTATTACATCAAGCAATAGCTGGAGAAAACTCTACAGCACTGGAGGAATAAAAATCTTGACCGCCACCCTTACGACAAGTGCATTCCGGCCATGTCCGACATGTTTTGTAACCGAAATTCCACAAATCTggaatgaattttaatt includes:
- the LOC136412827 gene encoding uncharacterized protein isoform X1; this encodes MISSIISRVVIIVFGTLYPAYASYKAVKTKNVKEYVKWMMYWIVFALFTCAETFTDIFLSWFPFYYEIKVILVIWLLSPATKGSSILYRKFVHPMLSSREQEIDEYISKAKEQSYKQVLGLGQKGVTVLMQTAIKSGGGIVSQLKKSYSLSDLSDPSNSASDEVDDVLVTDPRLIRRRKSGRSPHRSSSASSASVYFSEVDVVAKKVASGEGVAELRSIEDISSGYSSGEGLYVAHQPLKLQSRDSIANQRTNSLTRSRSTRVTRSSVPKKSSITSDDSDENEVFDTNIVFFNDRARKILSETNDSSSSETEFHDIPETIGFELHGKSFVALGKSNVDNSTTTIVNINNNPTESESVDKQGHDSKLTACASDLSISSSTLSSNLTKLSSALSSLSSSFANIKGNSEEVMSSQVIPSRGGKYHKKLAPLPPLPPKKENSEGNPIKATLVLQPGVVRSLSSSAESLNKEIFVNYSPKMRRRSRNRSPASGSDSSAKNQNAFSKMLRLPKKLNIPGKIKEKRSSWGDFFSTNKKLVESKVQSKSDCSLDVNAEDGGKEVVKSMQRSGSQVSIKSLTDSPLAHRRTTQVPLCLALKSQRRRKPYESIV
- the LOC136412827 gene encoding uncharacterized protein isoform X2, producing MIMIYRLTRIVFGTLYPAYASYKAVKTKNVKEYVKWMMYWIVFALFTCAETFTDIFLSWFPFYYEIKVILVIWLLSPATKGSSILYRKFVHPMLSSREQEIDEYISKAKEQSYKQVLGLGQKGVTVLMQTAIKSGGGIVSQLKKSYSLSDLSDPSNSASDEVDDVLVTDPRLIRRRKSGRSPHRSSSASSASVYFSEVDVVAKKVASGEGVAELRSIEDISSGYSSGEGLYVAHQPLKLQSRDSIANQRTNSLTRSRSTRVTRSSVPKKSSITSDDSDENEVFDTNIVFFNDRARKILSETNDSSSSETEFHDIPETIGFELHGKSFVALGKSNVDNSTTTIVNINNNPTESESVDKQGHDSKLTACASDLSISSSTLSSNLTKLSSALSSLSSSFANIKGNSEEVMSSQVIPSRGGKYHKKLAPLPPLPPKKENSEGNPIKATLVLQPGVVRSLSSSAESLNKEIFVNYSPKMRRRSRNRSPASGSDSSAKNQNAFSKMLRLPKKLNIPGKIKEKRSSWGDFFSTNKKLVESKVQSKSDCSLDVNAEDGGKEVVKSMQRSGSQVSIKSLTDSPLAHRRTTQVPLCLALKSQRRRKPYESIV
- the LOC136412827 gene encoding uncharacterized protein isoform X3: MISSIISRVVIIVFGTLYPAYASYKAVKTKNVKEYVKWMMYWIVFALFTCAETFTDIFLSWFPFYYEIKVILVIWLLSPATKGSSILYRKFVHPMLSSREQEIDEYISKAKEQSYKQVLGLGQKGVTVLMQTAIKSGGGIVSQLKKSYSLSDLSDPSNSASDEVDDVLVTDPRLIRRRKSGRSPHRSSSASSASVYFSEVDVVAKKVASGEGVAELRSIEDISSGYSSGEGLYVAHQPLKLQSRDSIANQRTNSLTRSRSTRVTRSSVPKKSSITSDDSDENEVFDTNIVFFNDRARKILSETNDSSSSETEFHDIPETIGFELHGKSFVALGKSNVDNSTTTIVNINNNPTESESVDKQGHDSKLTACASDLSISSSTLSSNLTKLSSALSSLSSSFANIKGNSEEVMSSQVIPSRGGKYHKKLAPLPPLPPKKENSEGNPIKATLVLQPGVVRSLSSSAESLNKEIFVNYSPKMRRRSRNRSPASGSDSSAKNQNAFSKMLRLPKKLNIPGKIKEKRSSWGDFFSTNKKLVESKVQSKSDCSLDVNAEDGGKEVVKSMQRSGSQVSIKSLTDSPLAHRRLRVIRRFIDNDVD
- the LOC136412827 gene encoding receptor expression-enhancing protein 4-like isoform X5; amino-acid sequence: MISSIISRVVIIVFGTLYPAYASYKAVKTKNVKEYVKWMMYWIVFALFTCAETFTDIFLSWFPFYYEIKVILVIWLLSPATKGSSILYRKFVHPMLSSREQEIDEYISKAKEQSYKQVLGLGQKGVTVLMQTAIKSGGGIVSQLKKSYSLSDLSDPSNSASDEVDDVLVTDPRLIRRRKSGRSPHRSSSASSASVYFSEVDVVAKKVASGEGVAELRSIEDISSGYSSGEGLYVAHQPLKLQSRDSIANQRTNSLTRSRSTRVTRSSVPKKSSITSDDSDENEVFDTNIVFFNDRARKILSETNDSSSSETEFHDIPETIGFELHGPLKCHFASH
- the LOC136412827 gene encoding receptor expression-enhancing protein 4-like isoform X6, with amino-acid sequence MISSIISRVVIIVFGTLYPAYASYKAVKTKNVKEYVKWMMYWIVFALFTCAETFTDIFLSWFPFYYEIKVILVIWLLSPATKGSSILYRKFVHPMLSSREQEIDEYISKAKEQSYKQVLGLGQKGVTVLMQTAIKSGGGIVSQLKKSYSLSDLSDPSNSASDEVDDVLVTDPRLIRRRKSGRSPHRSSSASSASVYFSEVDVVAKKVASGEGVAELRSIEDISSGYSSGEGLYVAHQPLKLQSRDSIANQRTNSLTRSRSTRVTRSSVPKKSSITSDDSDENEVFDTNIVFFNDRARKILSETNDSSSRPLKCHFASH
- the LOC136412827 gene encoding uncharacterized protein isoform X4, with product MISSIISRVVIIVFGTLYPAYASYKAVKTKNVKEYVKWMMYWIVFALFTCAETFTDIFLSWFPFYYEIKVILVIWLLSPATKGSSILYRKFVHPMLSSREQEIDEYISKAKEQSYKQVLGLGQKGVTVLMQTAIKSGGGIVSQLKKSYSLSDLSDPSNSASDEVDDVLVTDPRLIRRRKSGRSPHRSSSASSASVYFSEVDVVAKKVASGEGVAELRSIEDISSGYSSGEGLYVAHQPLKLQSRDSIANQRTNSLTRSRSTRVTRSSVPKKSSITSDDSDENEVFDTNIVFFNDRARKILSETNDSSSSETEFHDIPETIGFELHGKSFVALGKSNVDNSTTTIVNINNNPTESESVDKQGHDSKLTACASDLSISSSTLSSNLTKLSSALSSLSSSFANIKGNSEEVMSSQVIPSRGGKYHKKLAPLPPLPPKKENSEGNPIKATLVLQPGVVRSLSSSAESLNKEIFVNYSPKMRRRSRNRSPASGSDSSAKNQNAFSKMLRLPKKLNIPGKIKEKRSSWGDFFSTNKKLVESKVQSKSDCSLDVNAEDGGKEVVKSMQRSGSQVSIKSLTDSPLAHRRLRVIRRFIDNDVD